The Burkholderia sp. NRF60-BP8 genomic sequence CATGCCGGACGGCCAGCCCGAGCGCTTGCCAAGGCGGCGCGACGGACGCATCCGCCGGTGGCGTGCCGGCCACGTGCGCGCGCAGCGCGTCGTGCCAGCGCGCGGCGAGCAGCGCCTGATCGACGAACGGCCCGTCGCCGATCGGCAGCGCCGCGACGTCGCTGCGCCGGATCAGTTCATGCAGCATCGGCAGGAACGGCAGGGTGAGCACGCCGGCCACCGGCACCATCACGTTGAAGGTCGTCATCGCTCATCGCTCCGGTTTCAACTGTCGGCGAAAACGCTCGGTCTTGTCCCATTTCAGCTCGCGGCGGAACGCGGCGTCGAGCGCGAGTCCCCAGAGTGCGGAGACGACCGCCGCAATCGTCACGCAAAAGCCGACGACGTTGACCGGCACGAGCCGCAGGCGCGTCGCGCGGCCGTCGAGCCGCGCGGCGACGACGATCTCGAAGAACACGCCGAAGTTGCCGAAGGTGCTGAACGAGAACAGCGCGAACAGCGACAGGAGCAGACCGAGGGTGGTCGAGTTGACGCCGTTGAACAGGTAGAGCGCGAGCGCGGCGCTCCATGCGAGCGCGAGCAGCGCCGGCATCGCGAACACGCCGAGCAGCAGCGCGCCGTCGAGCCGGCAGCGCCGCGAGATCAGCGGATTGCGCAGCACCGGGACCAGATGGCGCAGCATCGTCTGGTTGTGGCCCTTCGCCCAGCGCGTCAGTTGCCGGGCGCGGACGGCCCAGCGCTCCGGCACTTCCTCGTAGCATTCGGCGTGGTTCAGGTAGACCGTGCGCCAGTCGCTCAGCAGCAGCCGGTAGGTCATGTCGGTATCTTCGGCGAGCGTGTCGTCGCACCAGCCGCCCACGGCGTCGAGCGCGCCCTTGCGGATGCCGCCGACCGTGCCGCCGTACTGCGGCACCAGGTTGAGATTGTTGCGCGCTTGCTGATTGACCTGGTAGCCGCCCGCGCGCTCGAGATCGAGCAGCCGCGCGAGCAGGTTGCTGTCGGCGTTCTGCGGCACGACGCGGCCCATCACCGCGCCGACTTCCGGATCGAAGAACGGCGCGACCAGTTCCTTCAGCAGCCCCGGACGCGGCAGGTAGTCGGCGTCGAATACCACCATGATGTCGCCGCGGATGAAGCGCAGCGCGTCCTTCAGCGCGGCTGCCTTGCCCGGCTTGCCGGTATCGCGGTGAAACGGCCGGATCAGCTCGGGCGCGAGTGCCCGGACTTCGTCGATCAATGCGCGCGTGTTGTCGGTCGAGCGGTCGTTGACCGGGACGATCGTCAGCCGGTCGCGCGGATAGGTCGTGGCCAGCAGCGCCATCAGGCAGTCGACGATGACGGTTTCCTCGTTGTGGGCGGCGACGAAGACCGTGAGCCGCGGCCAATCGCCGTGGGTCATCGTCCGGTAGGGCGCGCGCTGCGGCTTGAACAGGCGGTCGAGGCTGAATACGTAATGCCGTGCGGCA encodes the following:
- a CDS encoding glycosyltransferase family 2 protein yields the protein MKQTRMASRCEQGILLLIVLACSLIVRDTALQAIAEPARFDLPAAHATHAATTRIAMERTALDSATLPPAAPASPDPDASLAPLSAATPDVTFDPELLLMPCVAYLWLFTLLTCGYAARHYVFSLDRLFKPQRAPYRTMTHGDWPRLTVFVAAHNEETVIVDCLMALLATTYPRDRLTIVPVNDRSTDNTRALIDEVRALAPELIRPFHRDTGKPGKAAALKDALRFIRGDIMVVFDADYLPRPGLLKELVAPFFDPEVGAVMGRVVPQNADSNLLARLLDLERAGGYQVNQQARNNLNLVPQYGGTVGGIRKGALDAVGGWCDDTLAEDTDMTYRLLLSDWRTVYLNHAECYEEVPERWAVRARQLTRWAKGHNQTMLRHLVPVLRNPLISRRCRLDGALLLGVFAMPALLALAWSAALALYLFNGVNSTTLGLLLSLFALFSFSTFGNFGVFFEIVVAARLDGRATRLRLVPVNVVGFCVTIAAVVSALWGLALDAAFRRELKWDKTERFRRQLKPER